DNA sequence from the Antarctobacter heliothermus genome:
ATCCTTGATCCCCACCGGCACACCGGCCAGCGGCCCTAGTGGTTCGCCTGCGGCGCGCGCGTTGTCGATCGCCGCCGCTGTCTTGCGGGCAAGGTCTGGCGCGGGGGTGCAGAAGGCGTGAAGATGCGGTTCTGTCAGCTCCATCCGGGCGATGGCGGCCTCTGCCACCTCGGTGGCGGACAGGCTGCCGTCGCGGACGGAGTCTGCGATTTCGCCCGCGGACAGGGCGGCGTAGCTTTCATGAGTCAGGGTCATGCGTGGACTTCCTCTTGGTCGAGTCGGAAATGGCAGGTGGCTGCGTGCGCGCCGAATTCTGTCAGCGGTGGGGCTTTTTGCTTGCAAAGCGGCTGCTCCTGCGGGCAGCGCCCGTAAAAGCGGCAGACATTCGGATCTGGGTCGATGGGGCTGCGCGGTTCGCCATTCAGGCGAATGCGGTCTTTCTCGCTAGAGCCGGGGATCGCGGACAGCAACGCCTTGGTGTAGGGGTGCGCCGGACGGGCGAAAATTTCCTCCACCGGGGCGCATTCGATGATCTTGCCCAGATACATCACCGCCACCCTGTCGCAGACCAGCTTGATCACGTTCAGGTCGTGGCTGACGAACAGATAGCTCATCCCCAGCGTCTCACGCAGTTCGCCCAGCAGCTTCAGGATCACGACCTGCACCGAGACATCCAGCGCCGATGTCGGCTCATCCAGGATCAACAGCTCTGGCCGCAGGATGATTGCCCTTGCGATGCCCACCCGCGCCTTTTGTCCGCCCGACAATTGGTGCGGATAGCGCGACAGAAGTTCCGGGGGCAGGCGGGTGATGCGCGCGGCCTCATGAACCGCCTCGGTCACCTCGGCACGGGTCTTGCGGCCACCCAGACGCCGCAGAGGGTCGGCGATGCTATCAAAAATGCGGAATTGTGGGTTCAGGCTGTCCGTCGGGTCTTGGAACACCACTTGAATGCGCTTGCGTTCGGGATGGGTGCCGAACCGGCGCGCGGGGATGTCGCCGATGCTTTGGCCGTCGATGCGGATCGCCCCGGCGGTGGGGTCGATCAGGCGCGACAGAACCCGCACCAGTGTTGACTTACCACAGCCCGATTCCCCCACCAGGCCAAGGCTTTCTCCCCGGGTGATGGACAGGTTTACGCCATCCACCGCATGCAACAGGCCGGTGCCGGTTGGGTAGATCTTTTCCAAGTTTTCCAGTTCCAGAAGCGGAGCAGTCATGCGCTTTCCT
Encoded proteins:
- a CDS encoding oligopeptide/dipeptide ABC transporter ATP-binding protein, translating into MTAPLLELENLEKIYPTGTGLLHAVDGVNLSITRGESLGLVGESGCGKSTLVRVLSRLIDPTAGAIRIDGQSIGDIPARRFGTHPERKRIQVVFQDPTDSLNPQFRIFDSIADPLRRLGGRKTRAEVTEAVHEAARITRLPPELLSRYPHQLSGGQKARVGIARAIILRPELLILDEPTSALDVSVQVVILKLLGELRETLGMSYLFVSHDLNVIKLVCDRVAVMYLGKIIECAPVEEIFARPAHPYTKALLSAIPGSSEKDRIRLNGEPRSPIDPDPNVCRFYGRCPQEQPLCKQKAPPLTEFGAHAATCHFRLDQEEVHA